In Aegilops tauschii subsp. strangulata cultivar AL8/78 chromosome 3, Aet v6.0, whole genome shotgun sequence, one genomic interval encodes:
- the LOC109752105 gene encoding zinc finger protein STOP1 homolog, protein MRKSSEISMKASSSMASDASGNTEPGQQGVRFSSMDQSCFARPGQSIPGYPPFFGPQSSNFYLPDDSVAKACDLFEPNPPQNNPVADWDPQAMLSNLTFLEQKIKQVKDIVQSMGNRGSQDAGGSCELAAKQQLVTADLTSIIIQLISTAGSMLPSMKTPLLSSNPAVRQLNTPGSPMGFGSIVNQRPSTIREEVVNDISKTSDYEELMNTLNTAHDEKDDLIKCPNPCVGEGPEPVPMEDHDVKESDDGGEAEHLPPGSYVVLQLEKEEILAPHTHFCVICGKGFKRDANLRMHMRGHGDEYKTPAALAKPMRDSGSDPTPVTRYSCPYVGCKRNKEHRKFQPLKTILCVKNHYKRSHCDKRYTCSRCNTKKFSVIADLKTHEKHCGRDKWLCSCGTTFSRKDKLFGHVALFQGHTPALPMDDIKASGALEQPQGSEAMDDMVASTGYNFPGSTSDGIPNLDMKVADDTRGYFSPLNFDPCFGALDDFARPGFDISENPFSFLPSGPGSCSFGQLSGDS, encoded by the coding sequence ATGAGAAAAAGTTCAGAAATTTCCATGAAAGCTTCGTCGTCGATGGCAAGCGACGCGTCAGGGAACACTGAACCTGGCCAACAGGGTGTTCGTTTCAGTTCCATGGACCAGTCTTGCTTTGCAAGACCTGGCCAGTCAATCCCTGGCTACCCCCCATTCTTTGGCCCTCAATCTTCCAACTTTTACCTTCCTGATGACAGTGTGGCTAAAGCGTGTGATCTGTTTGAACCGAATCCTCCACAGAACAATCCTGTGGCTGATTGGGATCCTCAGGCCATGCTGAGCAACCTAACCTTCCTTGAGCAGAAGATCAAGCAGGTGAAAGATATCGTGCAGTCCATGGGTAACCGAGGGAGCCAAGATGCTGGTGGTTCCTGCGAGCTTGCTGCAAAGCAGCAGCTCGTCACCGCCGATCTCACTTCCATCATAATTCAGCTCATCTCAACTGCCGGCTCCATGCTTCCTTCCATGAAGACCCCGCTCCTTAGCAGCAATCCAGCGGTCAGGCAGCTCAACACGCCTGGTTCTCCCATGGGCTTTGGCTCGATCGTGAATCAGCGGCCAAGCACAATCAGGGAGGAGGTGGTTAATGACATTAGCAAGACCTCTGACTATGAGGAGCTGATGAATACCCTTAACACAGCCCATGATGAAAAGGATGATCTGATCAAATGCCCAAATCCTTGTGTCGGGGAAGGACCTGAGCCGGTTCCGATGGAAGACCATGACGTGAAGGAGAGCGATGATGGTGGCGAGGCAGAGCACCTCCCCCCTGGTTCTTATGTGGTCTTGCAATTGGAGAAGGAGGAAATTCTAGCACCACACACTCATTTCTGTGTGATATGTGGCAAGGGTTTCAAGAGGGATGCTAACCTAAGGATGCACATGAGGGGCCATGGAGACGAGTACAAGACTCCCGCAGCTCTTGCCAAACCCATGAGAGATTCTGGCTCAGATCCTACACCAGTTACAAGGTACTCGTGCCCATATGTCGGTTGCAAGCGGAACAAAGAGCACAGGAAGTTCCAGCCTCTCAAGACAATCTTGTGTGTGAAGAACCACTACAAGAGAAGCCACTGTGACAAGAGGTATACCTGCAGCCGATGCAACACCAAGAAGTTCTCAGTCATTGCTGACTTGAAGACTCATGAGAAGCACTGCGGGCGTGACAAGTGGCTCTGCTCATGTGGAACGACCTTCTCAAGAAAAGACAAGCTGTTCGGGCATGTCGCGCTTTTCCAAGGGCACACACCTGCTCTTCCAATGGATGATATCAAAGCATCAGGAGCATTGGAGCAGCCTCAGGGGAGCGAGGCGATGGACGACATGGTGGCGAGCACAGGGTATAACTTCCCAGGCAGCACGTCTGATGGTATTCCGAATCTAGACATGAAAGTTGCCGATGACACACGTGGTTATTTCTCGCCCTTGAACTTCGACCCGTGCTTCGGTGCCCTCGATGACTTTGCTCGCCCTGGATTCGACATCTCTGAGAACCCCTTCTCCTTCCTGCCTTCAGGACCGGGGTCGTGCAGTTTTGGGCAGCTTAGTGGCGACAGCTAA